From Psychrobacillus sp. FSL K6-2836, a single genomic window includes:
- a CDS encoding Tex family protein translates to MEIKKMLQLVSKDTGVKSSQAEQVIKLLEEGNTVPFIARYRKEQTGSLDEVQIKAVEDRYNYIQQLEQRKEEILRLIEEQGKLTEELTTSINNATVLQRVEDLYRPYKQKRRTKATIAKEKGLEPLANLIMTFPKESVAILAEEFLNEDLEVLSVEDALLGARDILAEQFADDAKIREQIRNITRADGKIIASVKKAELDEKNVFEMYYEYEEPVKKIVPHRILALNRGEKEDILKVGLQVPMEKATNVMKAQWVKSSSSDAVEQIELAVEDSYKRLIQPSVEREIRAELTEKAEAQAIHIFSENLRNLLLQPPLKGKVILGVDPAYRTGCKLAVVDDTGKLLEVSAIYPHAPKMDVEGSKKKVLAYLKNYPISLVAIGNGTASRETEQFIVDCLKEAEEEVAYVIVNEAGASVYSASETARNEFPDLQVEQRSAVSIARRLQDPLAELVKIDPKAVGVGQYQHDVSQKKLSDSLSFIVETAVNQVGVNVNTASASLLQYVSGLSKTVAENVVNMRNEQGRFTSRAQLKKIPRLGAKTYEQAIGFLRVPDAKNPFDATGIHPESYKGAEQVLEIAGLKKTQIGTREAEEALKKISIEEVSKELEIGEITLKDIVDTLIKPARDPREAFPQPILKKDVLKLEDLKTGMELQGTVRNVVDFGAFVDIGVKQDGLVHISKLKKGFVKHPLDVVSLGDIVTVWVEQFDANKGRIALTMLPPEQQV, encoded by the coding sequence TTGGAAATAAAGAAGATGCTCCAATTAGTTTCAAAAGATACAGGTGTTAAATCATCGCAAGCAGAACAGGTTATAAAATTACTAGAAGAGGGAAATACAGTTCCCTTCATCGCTCGATATAGAAAAGAACAAACAGGATCTTTAGACGAAGTTCAAATAAAAGCCGTCGAAGATCGCTATAACTACATACAACAACTAGAACAAAGAAAAGAAGAAATCCTCCGCCTAATCGAAGAACAAGGTAAACTAACCGAAGAGTTGACTACTTCTATTAATAATGCAACAGTGCTTCAGCGAGTAGAAGATTTATATCGTCCTTATAAACAAAAACGCAGAACAAAAGCTACTATTGCAAAGGAAAAAGGATTAGAACCACTGGCTAATCTAATAATGACTTTCCCTAAAGAGTCTGTAGCTATACTAGCAGAAGAATTTCTGAATGAGGACTTAGAAGTCTTATCTGTGGAAGACGCTTTACTAGGAGCTAGGGATATTCTGGCGGAGCAATTCGCCGATGATGCCAAAATACGAGAGCAAATTCGAAATATAACCCGTGCGGACGGTAAAATTATTGCGTCTGTTAAAAAAGCTGAACTAGACGAAAAGAATGTATTTGAGATGTATTACGAGTACGAAGAACCTGTGAAAAAGATAGTTCCTCACCGTATATTAGCGTTAAATCGCGGAGAAAAAGAGGATATCCTAAAAGTTGGTCTTCAAGTTCCAATGGAGAAAGCAACTAACGTGATGAAAGCTCAATGGGTTAAATCTTCCTCTAGTGATGCGGTGGAACAGATCGAATTGGCGGTAGAAGATTCGTATAAGCGACTAATTCAGCCTTCTGTAGAACGAGAAATTCGAGCGGAGCTTACTGAAAAAGCAGAAGCGCAGGCTATTCATATTTTCTCTGAAAACCTACGTAATCTATTATTGCAACCACCTTTAAAAGGAAAAGTGATTCTAGGTGTCGATCCAGCTTATCGTACTGGGTGTAAGCTAGCGGTTGTGGATGATACAGGAAAGCTTCTAGAGGTTTCTGCTATTTATCCACATGCACCTAAAATGGATGTAGAAGGATCGAAGAAAAAAGTACTTGCTTACTTAAAGAACTACCCTATATCATTGGTTGCCATCGGAAATGGAACAGCCTCCCGCGAAACAGAACAATTCATCGTGGACTGTTTAAAAGAAGCAGAGGAAGAAGTAGCGTACGTAATAGTAAATGAAGCTGGTGCCAGTGTGTATTCAGCCTCAGAAACTGCACGTAACGAGTTTCCTGACTTACAAGTAGAGCAGCGTAGTGCAGTATCTATTGCAAGAAGACTGCAGGATCCTCTCGCAGAATTAGTGAAAATAGATCCGAAAGCAGTAGGAGTAGGACAATACCAGCATGATGTCTCACAAAAAAAATTATCGGATTCTCTATCCTTTATAGTAGAAACTGCAGTTAACCAAGTCGGAGTAAATGTAAACACTGCATCAGCATCTCTATTACAATATGTTTCTGGACTTTCAAAAACAGTCGCAGAAAACGTGGTGAATATGAGGAATGAGCAAGGAAGATTTACTTCTCGAGCACAACTCAAGAAGATTCCACGCCTTGGCGCTAAAACATATGAGCAAGCAATTGGATTTTTACGCGTGCCAGATGCAAAAAATCCATTTGATGCAACTGGTATTCACCCCGAAAGTTATAAAGGAGCGGAGCAGGTTCTAGAGATTGCGGGTCTTAAGAAAACGCAAATCGGAACAAGGGAAGCAGAAGAGGCGTTAAAGAAGATTTCAATAGAAGAAGTAAGTAAAGAGTTAGAGATAGGCGAAATCACACTAAAAGATATTGTAGATACATTGATCAAGCCGGCACGTGATCCTCGTGAAGCATTCCCGCAGCCAATCCTGAAAAAAGATGTACTCAAATTAGAGGACTTAAAAACAGGGATGGAACTGCAAGGGACAGTTCGAAATGTAGTAGACTTTGGTGCATTTGTAGATATCGGCGTAAAACAAGATGGCTTAGTTCATATTTCTAAACTAAAAAAAGGATTTGTCAAACATCCTTTAGATGTGGTCTCGCTCGGAGATATAGTAACTGTATGGGTAGAACAGTTCGATGCCAATAAAGGAAGAATTGCATTAACGATGCTTCCTCCAGAACAACAAGTGTAA
- a CDS encoding SprT family protein, whose product MSDEKLYELVCRVSNEIFGKDFLHKAYFNRRLRTTGGRYMLRSHHIEINPLVFEKYGLEELVGVIKHELCHYHLHIEGKGYQHRDADFRELLKATNSPRFCSTLIEGKGRKATKRYTYKCAKCSLLYNRKILLNTKKYRCGKCYGDLILVSSENLK is encoded by the coding sequence TTGTCAGATGAAAAACTGTACGAACTAGTATGTCGTGTATCGAACGAGATATTTGGGAAAGACTTTCTACATAAAGCATATTTTAATCGCCGTCTCCGAACTACTGGTGGGAGATATATGTTGAGATCACATCATATAGAGATAAATCCGTTAGTATTCGAAAAATATGGATTGGAAGAATTGGTAGGGGTGATCAAACATGAGCTTTGTCATTATCATTTACATATAGAAGGAAAAGGATATCAACATCGGGATGCCGACTTTCGTGAGCTACTCAAAGCAACAAATTCACCTAGATTTTGTTCTACGCTAATAGAGGGAAAAGGAAGGAAAGCTACAAAGAGGTATACGTATAAATGTGCAAAATGCTCCCTTTTATATAATCGGAAAATTCTTTTAAATACAAAGAAATACCGTTGTGGCAAGTGTTACGGAGATTTGATATTAGTTTCTTCGGAAAATCTGAAATAA